In the genome of Leeuwenhoekiella sp. MAR_2009_132, one region contains:
- the pdxA gene encoding 4-hydroxythreonine-4-phosphate dehydrogenase PdxA, translating into MKEQNIKLGISIGDLNGIGGEIILKTFEDVRMLEFCTPVIFASAKTITFLLKHFKLDINFQGVKSVNAIIEGKINVVNVWQDNPQITFGEENLTGGSYAIKSLKAAVEALKNNSIDALVTAPIHKANIQSEDFSFPGHTDYLNQELEGNSLMFMITEKLKVGLLTDHVAVRSVSDKIDAPLIIQKFKTIEHSLIQDFGISKPKIAFLGINPHVGDNGVIGKEDDDILIPTLKQLREKGDLTYGPYAADSFFGSGNYKNFDAIIAAYHDQGLIPFKTLSFGKGVNYTAGLNKVRTSPDHGTAFEIAGKGLASNSSFKEAVYAALEIYKRRSEYAELTANVLQKQPRKKQFSGRSRSN; encoded by the coding sequence ATGAAAGAACAAAATATAAAATTAGGAATCAGTATTGGAGACCTAAATGGTATTGGAGGTGAAATCATTTTAAAAACGTTTGAAGATGTAAGAATGCTTGAGTTTTGTACTCCTGTTATATTTGCTTCAGCTAAGACAATTACATTTCTTTTAAAACACTTTAAACTGGATATAAATTTTCAGGGAGTAAAATCTGTAAATGCGATTATTGAAGGAAAAATTAATGTTGTTAATGTGTGGCAAGACAACCCTCAGATTACTTTTGGTGAAGAAAACCTTACAGGAGGAAGCTATGCTATTAAATCGTTAAAAGCCGCAGTTGAGGCTTTAAAGAATAATAGTATAGATGCGCTGGTTACTGCTCCTATACATAAGGCAAATATTCAATCTGAAGATTTTAGTTTCCCTGGTCATACAGATTACCTTAATCAAGAACTTGAAGGTAACAGCCTTATGTTTATGATTACTGAAAAACTTAAAGTGGGGCTACTTACAGATCACGTCGCCGTTCGTAGCGTTTCAGATAAGATAGATGCACCTTTAATTATTCAAAAGTTTAAAACAATAGAGCATTCGTTAATTCAGGATTTTGGAATTAGTAAACCTAAAATTGCATTTTTGGGAATAAACCCACATGTGGGAGATAATGGGGTTATAGGTAAAGAAGATGATGATATATTAATACCTACTCTTAAACAATTAAGAGAAAAAGGAGATTTAACATATGGTCCTTATGCTGCAGATAGTTTTTTTGGTAGTGGAAATTATAAAAACTTCGATGCGATCATTGCTGCCTATCATGATCAGGGCTTAATTCCGTTTAAAACCCTTTCTTTTGGTAAAGGAGTAAATTATACTGCCGGATTGAATAAGGTGCGTACTTCTCCTGACCATGGTACTGCTTTTGAAATCGCAGGGAAAGGTCTTGCGAGTAATAGTTCTTTTAAAGAAGCTGTATATGCTGCGTTAGAGATTTACAAGAGACGCTCTGAGTATGCTGAATTAACCGCAAATGTTTTACAAAAACAGCCGCGTAAAAAACAATTTTCGGGTAGATCACGTAGTAATTAA
- a CDS encoding riboflavin synthase — protein sequence MFTGIIEDLGTIKQLERDRENLHITVSSSLSPELKIDQSVAHNGVCLTVVNLDDTSYTVTAIEETLSKTNLGDLKQGDFVNLERAMILGSRLDGHIVQGHVDQTAVCKEVAIKDGSWVFTFDYDPSLNNVTIEKGSITVNGVSLTVVNSKSNEFSVAIIPYTYEHTTFKSFIKGTVVNLEFDVIGKYVKRLMELKS from the coding sequence ATGTTTACAGGTATTATTGAAGATTTAGGCACTATAAAACAATTAGAAAGAGATAGAGAAAATCTCCACATTACGGTTAGTAGTTCTCTTTCACCAGAATTAAAAATTGATCAAAGTGTCGCACATAATGGGGTTTGTTTAACCGTAGTTAATTTAGACGATACGAGCTATACGGTAACTGCAATCGAAGAAACACTATCTAAAACAAATCTGGGAGATTTAAAACAGGGAGATTTTGTAAATCTTGAGCGCGCCATGATATTAGGTTCACGTTTAGACGGTCACATTGTTCAGGGTCACGTAGATCAAACAGCTGTTTGCAAAGAAGTAGCTATAAAAGATGGCAGTTGGGTATTTACCTTTGATTACGACCCCAGTCTTAACAATGTAACTATAGAAAAAGGATCTATTACTGTAAATGGAGTAAGCCTAACTGTAGTAAATTCTAAATCAAATGAATTTAGTGTCGCCATAATACCTTATACATACGAGCACACTACTTTCAAATCTTTTATAAAGGGAACAGTAGTTAATTTAGAATTTGATGTAATAGGAAAGTATGTAAAACGCCTTATGGAGTTAAAATCTTAG